A stretch of Pseudophryne corroboree isolate aPseCor3 chromosome 9, aPseCor3.hap2, whole genome shotgun sequence DNA encodes these proteins:
- the DIRAS3 gene encoding GTP-binding protein Di-Ras3, giving the protein MPEQSNHYQVVVFGAAGVGKSSLVLRFVRGTFRETYIPTIEDTYRQVISCDKNVCTLQITDTTGSHQFPAMQRLSISKGHAFILVYSVTSRQSMEELHPIHEQICQIKGDTHNIPIMLVGNKSDESMREVQTSEGDSLANKWKCSFMETSAKLNYNVQELFQELLHLEKRRTVSLQVAGKKSKQQKKKEKLKGKCSIM; this is encoded by the coding sequence ATGCCAGAGCAAAGCAATCATTACCAGGTGGTGGTGTTCGGTGCTGCAGGAGTTGGGAAAAGTTCCCTGGTTCTTCGATTTGTACGGGGAACTTTTAGGGAAACCTATATCCCTACTATAGAAGATACCTACAGACAGGTCATCAGCTGTGATAAGAACGTTTGCACCTTACAGATCACCGACACCACTGGAAGTCACCAGTTCCCTGCCATGCAAAGGTTGTCCATCTCCAAGGGCCACGCTTTCATCTTGGTCTACTCAGTGACGAGTAGACAGTCCATGGAGGAGCTTCATCCAATACATGAGCAGATCTGTCAGATTAAAGGAGACACACACAACATTCCCATCATGCTGGTAGGCAATAAGAGTGATGAGTCCATGAGGGAGGTCCAGACCAGCGAAGGAGATAGTTTGGCCAACAAGTGGAAGTGCTCATTCATGGAGACATCTGCCAAACTTAACTACAATGTACAGGAACTGTTCCAGGAGCTTTTACATTTGGAGAAGAGGAGAACTGTTAGCCTCCAGGTGGCCGGGAAAAAGTCCAAGcagcagaaaaagaaagaaaagctgAAAGGAAAATGCTCTATAATGTAG